A portion of the Lysinibacillus timonensis genome contains these proteins:
- a CDS encoding exonuclease SbcCD subunit D has protein sequence MKIFHTADWHLGKLVQGVYMTEDQEYVLNQFLQAIDEEKPDVVIIAGDLYDRAVPPVEAVNLLDNVLADIVLKKKVPVLSIAGNHDSPTRVGFGQQLLKTSGLFIEGELKENIQPIILNDEFGEVHFYLVPFAEPSIVKHLYNDDSISNFNDAMKKVIDAIEEKMDITKRHVFIGHAFVTPHGEAEENTSESERPLAIGGSEYVSAEHFNPFHYTALGHLHRAHYVLNETIRYSGSPLKYSSSEANHEKGFLIVDLDKNGQATVSKRIFTPKRDLRLVEGTMQDILKHEASEDYVFVRLTDLTPVVSAMEQIRTVYPNAMHVERKSLRIQNNLTAEEITSRNQLDDFSLFNAFYKEISGTEPSLETQQLFQEVLDEMLADERESKEMVVVK, from the coding sequence ATGAAAATATTTCATACTGCAGATTGGCATTTAGGAAAGCTCGTACAAGGTGTGTATATGACAGAAGACCAAGAATATGTTCTAAATCAGTTTTTACAAGCGATTGATGAAGAAAAGCCTGATGTTGTTATCATTGCAGGTGATTTATATGATCGCGCAGTTCCTCCAGTAGAAGCTGTTAATTTGCTCGATAATGTCCTAGCTGATATTGTGCTTAAGAAAAAAGTCCCTGTACTTAGTATTGCAGGAAACCATGATAGTCCAACACGTGTTGGATTTGGTCAACAGCTATTAAAAACAAGCGGGCTTTTTATTGAAGGTGAACTAAAAGAAAATATTCAACCAATTATACTAAATGATGAATTTGGAGAGGTCCATTTTTATTTAGTTCCTTTTGCGGAACCTTCAATTGTCAAACATTTATACAATGATGATTCAATATCGAACTTCAATGATGCGATGAAGAAAGTAATTGACGCAATAGAAGAAAAAATGGATATAACGAAAAGACATGTCTTTATAGGTCATGCTTTTGTAACACCTCATGGAGAAGCTGAAGAGAATACGAGCGAATCAGAGCGACCACTTGCAATTGGAGGTTCTGAATATGTAAGTGCAGAGCATTTCAACCCCTTCCATTATACAGCTTTGGGCCACCTACATAGAGCACACTATGTATTGAATGAAACTATCCGTTATTCGGGTTCACCTTTAAAATACTCTTCCTCAGAAGCGAATCACGAAAAAGGATTCCTTATAGTAGACTTAGACAAAAATGGACAAGCTACAGTTTCAAAGAGAATCTTTACACCAAAAAGAGATTTAAGACTAGTAGAAGGAACAATGCAAGATATATTAAAACATGAAGCTAGTGAAGATTATGTCTTTGTTCGGTTAACGGATCTTACACCAGTTGTCTCAGCAATGGAACAAATCCGTACTGTGTATCCAAACGCAATGCATGTAGAACGAAAGTCACTTCGTATTCAGAACAATTTAACTGCAGAAGAAATTACATCTAGAAATCAGCTAGATGATTTCAGCTTATTTAACGCATTTTATAAAGAAATTTCAGGAACTGAGCCTTCTCTAGAAACACAACAATTATTCCAAGAAGTATTAGACGAAATGTTAGCTGATGAGAGAGAAAGTAAAGAGATGGTGGTGGTTAAATGA
- the map gene encoding type I methionyl aminopeptidase translates to MIVKTQEELESLKKIGRICAEIRDALKAATQPGITTKELDDIAGRMFDEAGAISGPKGEYDFPGYTCISVNHEVAHGIPGDRVINEGDLVNVDVSGSLNGYFADTGISFVVGSGYDEKEKLCKVAKSAFERAMTKVKAGSKLNQIGKAVEREAKDNGLHVIMNLTGHGVGRALHEAPDHVLNYFDAWDSTILKEGMVLAVEPFISEKAEHIVESGDGWTFVTPDKSLVAQIEHTIVVTKDKPIIITKIEE, encoded by the coding sequence ATGATTGTTAAAACACAAGAAGAATTAGAATCCCTAAAAAAAATCGGTCGTATTTGTGCTGAAATAAGAGATGCTTTGAAGGCGGCAACACAACCAGGAATTACAACGAAGGAACTTGATGATATTGCTGGGCGCATGTTCGATGAGGCAGGAGCTATATCAGGACCTAAAGGGGAATACGATTTCCCTGGCTATACATGTATAAGTGTTAATCATGAAGTGGCACACGGTATTCCTGGAGATCGAGTTATTAATGAAGGGGATTTAGTAAACGTAGACGTTTCTGGTTCTCTAAATGGATACTTTGCAGATACGGGAATATCATTTGTTGTTGGTAGTGGCTACGATGAAAAGGAAAAATTATGTAAAGTAGCAAAATCTGCTTTTGAACGTGCAATGACAAAAGTAAAAGCAGGTTCTAAGTTAAATCAAATAGGAAAAGCAGTGGAACGTGAAGCTAAAGATAATGGTTTACATGTAATTATGAACTTAACTGGTCATGGCGTTGGTCGTGCATTACACGAAGCTCCAGATCATGTATTGAACTATTTTGACGCTTGGGATTCTACCATCTTGAAAGAAGGAATGGTATTGGCAGTAGAGCCATTCATTTCTGAAAAAGCTGAGCATATTGTAGAATCTGGTGATGGTTGGACATTTGTGACACCTGACAAATCACTTGTTGCTCAAATCGAACATACAATTGTTGTTACAAAGGATAAACCAATCATCATTACAAAAATTGAAGAATAA
- a CDS encoding AAA family ATPase, whose product MKPIKLTMRAFGPYKNEEVIDFTKLHDNRLFVISGATGAGKTTIFDGLCFALYGQGSGSDRKDTKMLRSDFADDDVHTSVELVFELGQKNYRILRQMGHVKKGRKTATGEKYEFYEVLPTNEEVAVVERQKVTDINHKIEELIGLTYDQFSQIVMLPQGEFRKLLTSQTENKEEILRKIFKTNRYGDMALKLEKKKQHAEQRLTEARVMKNSYLEQLSGALPNRESILFTTLDKNSNINQIQTALENELQFYEQKIIEDRELYKRAFELHQQKYNDYVAHKSLNERIDAYEQNQKKLFEIASKKQYFEKMKMEYDIAIKASQIDPVYKQLILLEREVQQQRAKLVEVNKQYEISKINLEEQKKYFDIEKHKQDKRDEAFKHVNELEKLIPIFEEIDNQVKRVNTISNQNNQLQEHVNNLETKILQKKNNKASIEASIEQLELTLEQLPLLMVEQANLKEIVQAIERYNKTQKEILLLNEQFQDTVRLYEKAKQVYDQTEANWLSNQAALLASSLSPGTPCPVCGSREHHVTHRELSDIVDEKEMKQLKAILDQKQQMKAECQSDLKTANSQLEEIYKELQSFNVSLDNQTEMIERFNEVRETVVKLQNDNKLLSELKQQFKKLESEQQQLELDYKQLDQLVRDKKSELIQQQTILEQKRLSIPNNLKTRHDLQLALNQAVSLKDQLYAAWEHAQKSYQQAQTEVLTNGETLNMTSKQLEESTIKFKNLKSEFMEILVGSGFETIEEFLKAKRSEVEVRQLHDQYLNYMNVLHSLTEQVNKEKEQLQNIEKVDLSALEEELDGLKRDYERAHQNLNESNNCKEICLDYLNKLIKITTEIEELEVSSYRIVDLYNILRGQNNRKISFERYVQMGYLEQITEAANIRLKNLSKGQFYLQCSDRQESHGRQSGLSLDVYDTYTGQSRDVKSLSGGEKFNASLCLALGMADVIQSYQGNVRIDTMFIDEGFGSLDEESLMKAIDTLIDLQKTGRMIGVISHVAELKAAMPAILQVEKRKEGYSKTSILLK is encoded by the coding sequence ATGAAGCCTATTAAGTTAACAATGCGTGCGTTTGGGCCATATAAAAATGAGGAAGTCATTGACTTTACTAAGCTTCATGACAACCGCCTTTTTGTTATATCTGGTGCAACAGGTGCTGGCAAAACAACGATTTTTGATGGATTATGCTTTGCGTTATATGGACAAGGTAGTGGGTCGGATCGAAAAGATACGAAGATGTTGAGAAGTGATTTTGCAGATGATGACGTTCACACATCTGTTGAGCTAGTTTTTGAACTTGGACAAAAAAACTATCGTATCTTACGTCAGATGGGTCATGTTAAAAAGGGAAGGAAAACCGCTACTGGTGAAAAATATGAATTTTATGAGGTTTTACCAACCAATGAGGAAGTAGCTGTAGTAGAACGTCAAAAGGTAACAGACATCAACCATAAAATCGAAGAATTAATTGGCTTAACATATGACCAATTTAGCCAAATTGTGATGTTACCACAGGGGGAGTTTCGCAAGCTTCTTACTTCACAAACTGAAAATAAAGAAGAAATCCTTCGTAAGATTTTTAAAACAAATCGTTATGGAGATATGGCCCTTAAACTAGAAAAGAAAAAGCAACATGCTGAACAAAGGTTAACTGAAGCAAGGGTTATGAAAAATAGTTACTTAGAACAACTGTCAGGTGCTTTACCTAATCGCGAATCTATTTTATTTACCACACTTGATAAAAATTCTAATATCAATCAAATTCAAACAGCACTAGAGAACGAGCTTCAATTTTATGAGCAAAAAATAATTGAAGATAGAGAACTTTACAAAAGAGCGTTTGAATTGCACCAACAAAAATATAATGACTATGTTGCTCATAAATCATTAAATGAGCGTATTGATGCATACGAACAAAATCAAAAGAAACTGTTTGAAATAGCAAGTAAGAAACAGTATTTCGAGAAAATGAAAATGGAGTATGATATCGCAATAAAGGCAAGTCAGATTGACCCAGTTTATAAACAGTTAATTTTGCTTGAAAGAGAAGTGCAACAACAAAGGGCAAAACTTGTAGAAGTTAATAAGCAGTATGAAATATCAAAAATAAACCTAGAAGAACAAAAAAAGTATTTCGATATTGAAAAACATAAGCAAGACAAGCGCGATGAAGCATTTAAGCATGTCAATGAATTGGAAAAGCTAATTCCTATCTTCGAAGAAATAGACAACCAAGTGAAGAGAGTAAACACTATTAGCAATCAAAATAACCAATTACAAGAACATGTAAATAATTTAGAAACAAAAATTTTGCAAAAGAAAAACAATAAAGCTTCGATTGAAGCCTCAATTGAACAATTGGAATTGACACTAGAGCAACTTCCACTATTAATGGTAGAACAAGCAAATTTAAAAGAAATAGTTCAAGCAATAGAACGTTATAATAAAACACAAAAGGAAATTCTACTATTAAACGAACAGTTCCAAGATACCGTTAGATTATATGAAAAAGCAAAACAAGTATATGATCAAACAGAAGCAAACTGGCTTAGTAACCAGGCAGCTTTATTAGCTTCCAGCTTAAGCCCAGGAACTCCTTGTCCCGTATGTGGAAGTAGAGAACACCATGTTACACATCGGGAACTAAGTGACATTGTTGATGAAAAAGAAATGAAACAATTAAAAGCTATTTTAGATCAAAAACAACAAATGAAAGCTGAGTGCCAGTCTGATTTAAAAACTGCAAATTCACAGCTAGAGGAAATTTATAAGGAACTTCAAAGCTTCAATGTTTCTTTAGATAATCAAACTGAAATGATTGAAAGATTCAATGAGGTTAGGGAAACGGTTGTTAAACTACAAAATGATAATAAATTGCTGTCAGAACTTAAACAGCAATTTAAAAAATTAGAAAGTGAACAACAGCAGCTAGAACTTGATTATAAGCAGTTAGATCAACTAGTTCGAGACAAAAAAAGTGAATTAATACAGCAACAAACTATTCTAGAACAAAAACGTTTATCAATTCCTAATAATTTAAAAACCCGACATGATTTACAGCTTGCATTAAATCAAGCAGTGAGTCTTAAGGATCAATTATATGCTGCCTGGGAGCATGCGCAAAAAAGCTATCAACAAGCTCAAACAGAAGTACTTACGAATGGTGAAACACTTAACATGACATCGAAACAATTAGAAGAATCCACCATAAAATTTAAAAATTTGAAAAGTGAATTTATGGAGATTCTTGTGGGCTCTGGGTTTGAAACGATTGAAGAGTTTTTAAAGGCAAAACGGTCAGAAGTAGAAGTTAGGCAGTTACATGATCAATATTTAAACTACATGAATGTTCTGCATTCATTAACAGAACAAGTAAATAAAGAGAAAGAACAGTTGCAAAATATAGAAAAGGTAGATTTGTCAGCATTAGAAGAGGAGTTAGATGGGTTAAAGAGAGACTACGAAAGAGCTCATCAAAACTTAAACGAATCTAATAATTGTAAGGAAATCTGTTTAGATTATTTAAACAAATTAATAAAAATTACAACTGAAATTGAAGAACTTGAAGTTTCTTCTTACCGTATCGTGGATTTATATAATATTTTACGCGGTCAAAATAATAGAAAAATTTCCTTTGAACGATATGTACAAATGGGCTATCTAGAACAAATTACAGAAGCAGCAAATATTCGACTAAAAAATTTATCCAAAGGGCAATTTTATTTACAATGTTCTGACCGACAAGAATCCCATGGTAGACAGAGTGGGCTAAGCTTAGACGTTTATGATACTTACACTGGGCAATCCCGAGATGTGAAATCATTATCCGGAGGAGAGAAGTTTAATGCCTCGTTATGCTTAGCGTTGGGGATGGCAGATGTAATACAAAGCTACCAAGGAAATGTACGAATTGATACAATGTTTATTGATGAAGGTTTTGGATCTTTAGATGAAGAATCTCTAATGAAAGCAATTGACACGTTAATAGACTTACAGAAAACTGGCCGGATGATTGGTGTTATTTCTCATGTAGCCGAACTAAAAGCAGCCATGCCTGCAATTCTTCAAGTCGAGAAGCGAAAAGAAGGGTACAGTAAAACATCCATTCTCCTTAAATAA
- a CDS encoding DUF4870 domain-containing protein, translating into MFNSKSLSAISYLSIFFAPFLLPIILFCVSKEREVKYHAKRASISHLIPTILGAIISFFALMSLFSFNGTLYDSSFYANFMFWMFLYFVISIIIVIWNLVQAVRIYR; encoded by the coding sequence ATGTTTAACTCGAAATCGTTATCAGCTATAAGTTATTTAAGTATTTTTTTTGCTCCGTTTTTACTTCCTATTATCTTATTTTGCGTATCAAAAGAAAGAGAAGTAAAATATCATGCAAAAAGAGCATCCATATCGCATCTAATCCCTACTATTCTTGGAGCAATTATTTCCTTCTTTGCACTTATGAGTCTGTTTTCATTTAACGGTACTTTATATGATTCGTCCTTTTATGCAAATTTTATGTTTTGGATGTTTCTATATTTTGTTATCTCAATAATTATCGTTATTTGGAACTTAGTTCAGGCAGTTCGTATTTATCGCTAA